A window of the Synechococcus sp. JA-3-3Ab genome harbors these coding sequences:
- a CDS encoding HrcA family transcriptional regulator — protein sequence MKLELTPRQRKILWATVRRYIATAEPVGSKTLAQSYNLGVSTATIRNDLATLEQVGLLFQPHTSAGRIPSDFGYRVYVNDLLSSANMDGIPNDAPQPEPHPALQQLLDQLNRELGDDLDSFLQRVAQLLAHLSGCIALITPPQGPVVAVHHVQLLSVGPGRVMVLVVTDSYQTHSALVSPPDWPDDRREDLEDELQLLSNFLTLKLRGKTFAELQDLSWLKLDEEFRAYSHWLQQLLRSVVQRYLRPSLGQVFSAGMTELMRQPEFSQAQRMQAVAQLLEEGSEQLQGMIGLYSTPGCLFTSEAALSAPSAREKASSSTADQDPSHNVPVIIYIGSENPLESLHHCTVIASVYRRRSAPLGTVTLLGPTRMAYERSIAAVQTVASHLTRALA from the coding sequence ATGAAACTCGAACTGACTCCTAGACAACGGAAGATCCTGTGGGCAACGGTGCGCAGGTATATTGCCACGGCAGAACCTGTCGGCTCCAAAACCTTGGCCCAGTCCTACAACCTCGGAGTCAGCACGGCTACCATTCGCAACGACTTGGCCACGCTGGAGCAGGTTGGGTTGCTGTTCCAGCCTCACACCTCTGCCGGTCGGATCCCTTCTGACTTTGGCTATCGGGTCTATGTGAACGATCTGTTGAGCTCCGCCAACATGGATGGGATCCCGAACGATGCTCCCCAGCCGGAGCCCCATCCTGCGCTGCAGCAGTTGCTGGATCAGCTCAACCGTGAGCTGGGGGACGACCTCGATAGCTTCCTACAGAGGGTGGCACAGCTTTTGGCCCACTTGAGCGGTTGCATCGCCCTCATCACCCCTCCCCAGGGGCCGGTGGTAGCCGTTCACCACGTGCAGTTGTTGTCGGTGGGGCCGGGGCGGGTAATGGTGCTGGTGGTTACGGATTCCTATCAAACCCACTCGGCCTTGGTCAGCCCACCGGATTGGCCTGACGATCGGCGCGAGGATCTGGAAGATGAACTGCAGCTACTGAGCAACTTCCTCACCCTGAAATTGCGGGGCAAGACTTTTGCCGAGCTGCAGGATCTGAGCTGGTTGAAGCTGGATGAGGAGTTTCGCGCTTACAGCCATTGGCTGCAGCAACTGCTGCGCTCGGTAGTCCAACGCTACCTGCGGCCCTCTCTAGGACAGGTGTTCAGCGCGGGCATGACGGAGCTGATGCGGCAGCCGGAGTTTTCCCAGGCTCAGCGGATGCAGGCGGTGGCCCAGTTGCTCGAAGAGGGATCCGAGCAGCTGCAGGGGATGATCGGGCTCTATTCCACGCCAGGTTGCCTGTTCACGAGCGAAGCGGCTCTCTCGGCCCCGTCGGCCAGGGAGAAGGCATCCTCCAGCACCGCAGATCAGGATCCATCCCACAACGTTCCCGTGATCATCTACATTGGCAGCGAGAACCCGCTGGAATCGCTGCACCACTGCACGGTCATCGCCTCAGTTTATCGCCGCCGCTCGGCGCCGCTGGGGACGGTCACCTTGCTGGGGCCGACTCGCATGGCCTACGAGCGGAGCATTGCGGCTGTGCAGACGGTGGCCTCGCATCTCACTCGGGCCCTTGCCTGA
- the tilS gene encoding tRNA lysidine(34) synthetase TilS, which yields MARLSPLHLRVQCAIRERQLLRPGQRLLVAFSGGQDSFSLLQILRDLQPRWRWQIFVLHCDHRWSADETACAQFLQGWLQQQGLPHAVETADPIRWDEAGARAWRYQQLDKWARTWSCEAVATGHTASDRAETFLWNLLRGTGAAGLVSLDWQRRLDERDPTSAWLVRPLLGLSRWETEEFCRQYQLPVWPDRSNQDLAHGRNRLRLEVMPYLKQHFNPQLEAALNRAATLLQAEHELVVAQAAQLWLQVYEPALPGLRRDPLRAAPLALQRQVMFQFLSLLLPHHPTFEQVEAGIRLLKAGRRSRSPDYPGGGWLEVRGDCVVWVAASQPASFVP from the coding sequence GTGGCCAGGCTTTCTCCTCTTCACTTGCGGGTTCAGTGTGCCATTCGCGAGCGGCAACTGCTTCGCCCCGGCCAGCGGCTGCTGGTAGCTTTTTCCGGCGGACAAGATTCTTTTTCCCTGCTCCAGATCTTGCGGGATTTGCAGCCGCGCTGGCGGTGGCAGATCTTTGTTTTGCACTGCGATCACCGTTGGTCAGCCGATGAGACGGCGTGTGCCCAGTTTTTGCAGGGATGGCTGCAACAGCAGGGCCTGCCCCACGCCGTTGAGACTGCCGATCCCATCCGCTGGGATGAGGCGGGGGCCAGGGCTTGGCGCTACCAGCAACTGGACAAATGGGCGCGCACCTGGAGCTGCGAGGCGGTGGCCACGGGGCACACGGCCAGCGACCGGGCGGAGACGTTTTTGTGGAACCTGCTGCGGGGCACGGGGGCTGCCGGCCTGGTCAGCCTAGATTGGCAACGGCGTTTGGACGAGCGGGATCCCACCTCCGCTTGGTTGGTGCGTCCCCTGCTGGGCCTTTCCCGCTGGGAAACGGAAGAGTTCTGCCGACAATACCAGTTGCCGGTCTGGCCGGATCGCAGCAACCAGGATTTGGCTCATGGCCGCAACCGCCTTCGCCTAGAGGTGATGCCCTATCTCAAGCAGCACTTTAACCCGCAACTGGAAGCGGCTTTGAATCGGGCGGCCACGCTGTTGCAGGCAGAGCATGAGCTGGTGGTGGCGCAAGCCGCCCAACTATGGTTGCAGGTGTACGAGCCGGCTTTGCCGGGGCTGCGACGGGATCCCTTGCGGGCTGCGCCCCTGGCTCTGCAGCGGCAGGTGATGTTCCAATTCTTGTCGCTGCTGCTGCCCCATCACCCGACTTTTGAGCAGGTGGAAGCCGGGATCCGGCTCCTGAAAGCAGGCCGCCGCAGCCGCAGCCCCGACTACCCAGGGGGTGGCTGGTTGGAGGTGAGGGGAGATTGCGTGGTCTGGGTTGCTGCTTCTCAGCCCGCCAGTTTTGTCCCCTAG
- a CDS encoding SpoIID/LytB domain-containing protein: protein MGARGWLALLGSLLVGALGGWIESAWGVTVRVALADATAPLVVGVSLPAQLTNSRQEVLAELPPMQGFLAQPGPQGVRLQGVVSPVLFIEPQAGGLVAVDGRWYSGKVLLTGYNRLLAINYVDLEDYVAGVVEAEMGSRFLPEALKAQAVAARTYVLHHRNSRGWFDVFSDTRSQVYRGLSQRSAAALAATHATRGIVMVYGGQFVNAMYSASAGSQTVGVSGIPYLKSLPDFSPYPKYGHGIGMSQWGAQELARRGWTYRQILAYYYPGVRFGRLPD, encoded by the coding sequence ATGGGAGCACGGGGTTGGCTTGCCCTCCTGGGATCCCTGCTGGTGGGCGCCTTAGGGGGATGGATCGAGAGCGCTTGGGGGGTAACGGTGCGGGTGGCCTTGGCCGATGCCACCGCCCCTTTGGTGGTGGGGGTTTCTCTCCCTGCCCAACTGACCAATAGCCGCCAAGAGGTGCTGGCCGAGTTGCCCCCCATGCAAGGGTTTCTGGCCCAGCCCGGCCCTCAGGGGGTGCGCCTGCAGGGGGTGGTCAGCCCGGTGTTGTTCATCGAGCCGCAAGCGGGTGGCCTGGTGGCGGTGGATGGCCGCTGGTATTCTGGCAAAGTGCTCCTGACCGGCTACAACCGCTTGCTGGCCATCAATTACGTGGATCTGGAAGACTACGTGGCCGGCGTGGTGGAAGCCGAGATGGGATCCCGCTTTCTGCCCGAGGCCCTCAAGGCCCAGGCGGTGGCAGCCCGCACCTATGTTCTTCACCACCGCAATTCCCGCGGCTGGTTTGACGTGTTTAGCGACACCCGCTCCCAGGTGTATCGGGGTCTGTCGCAGCGCTCGGCAGCCGCCCTAGCAGCAACACACGCCACCCGCGGCATCGTCATGGTGTATGGGGGGCAATTCGTGAATGCCATGTATAGCGCCAGCGCCGGCAGCCAAACCGTCGGGGTGAGCGGGATCCCTTACCTAAAAAGCCTGCCGGATTTTAGCCCCTATCCCAAGTACGGGCATGGCATCGGCATGAGCCAGTGGGGCGCCCAAGAATTGGCCCGCCGGGGCTGGACTTACCGCCAAATCTTGGCCTACTACTACCCCGGCGTCAGGTTTGGCCGGTTGCCGGATTGA
- a CDS encoding MFS transporter yields METALLLGMVVRVSSGVGVRAFGRLQPAQRRNLGILFVAGLLFWASLSALLPTLPLYVRDVGGTSQEVGLVMGAFSIGLLAFRPWLGRLADGHSRRIVLLIGMGAAGMAPLGYWLWDWIPWIALVRAFHGISIAAFATAYVTLVADFAPEEKRGEILGYMSLVNPMGVAIGPALGGFLQELAGYGPLFLFAALLGLVGFFCTQLVREQRRGDWGSLPSDGAFWGLVLSPKVCSLAGVMLLVGLAFGTQTTFVALLIQEAGVPLNPGLFYTAVALSSFGVRLLAGRASDRYGRGPFISLSLATYALAMGILRVADSAAAFLAAGIVVGSGFGTLIPLISALVADRSEPAERGRLFSLVMCGFDLGIGLAGPILGTLAGGFGYRAMFGYAALLALASLGSFLCFSNGRPGSSLRFALGLETDRFRQPDPVPSEQPQPSPPLPTGSRPAL; encoded by the coding sequence GTGGAGACGGCTTTGCTCCTCGGCATGGTTGTAAGAGTTTCATCAGGAGTGGGCGTGAGGGCATTTGGGCGGCTACAGCCAGCACAGCGGCGCAACTTGGGCATTTTGTTCGTGGCCGGGCTGCTCTTTTGGGCCAGTCTGTCTGCGCTGTTGCCCACGCTGCCGCTCTACGTCCGGGATGTGGGCGGCACCAGCCAAGAGGTGGGCTTGGTGATGGGGGCCTTCTCGATTGGGCTGCTGGCTTTTCGTCCTTGGCTGGGGCGGCTGGCGGATGGCCACAGTCGGCGCATTGTGTTGCTCATCGGCATGGGCGCGGCGGGGATGGCGCCTTTGGGGTACTGGCTTTGGGATTGGATCCCGTGGATAGCGCTGGTACGGGCCTTTCATGGGATCAGCATCGCCGCTTTTGCCACCGCCTACGTTACTTTGGTGGCGGATTTTGCCCCGGAAGAAAAACGCGGCGAGATCTTGGGCTACATGAGCTTGGTCAATCCCATGGGTGTAGCCATCGGCCCTGCTTTGGGCGGTTTTTTGCAGGAGCTGGCCGGTTATGGCCCTCTGTTTCTCTTCGCCGCTTTGCTGGGGTTGGTGGGCTTTTTCTGTACCCAATTGGTTCGAGAGCAGCGCCGTGGGGATTGGGGATCCCTGCCCTCGGATGGGGCGTTTTGGGGCCTTGTGCTCAGCCCGAAGGTGTGCTCTCTCGCCGGGGTCATGTTGTTGGTTGGCCTGGCCTTTGGCACCCAGACCACGTTTGTGGCTCTGTTGATCCAAGAGGCCGGAGTTCCCCTGAATCCAGGTCTTTTTTATACGGCGGTGGCCCTGTCCAGCTTCGGCGTGCGCCTGCTGGCTGGTCGCGCTTCCGACCGCTACGGGCGGGGGCCGTTCATCTCGCTCAGCCTGGCCACCTATGCTCTGGCGATGGGGATCCTGAGGGTTGCCGACAGCGCTGCGGCTTTTCTCGCCGCCGGGATCGTGGTGGGGTCGGGTTTTGGCACCTTGATCCCGCTGATCTCCGCCCTGGTGGCGGATCGCTCTGAGCCGGCGGAGCGCGGTCGCCTGTTTAGCTTGGTGATGTGTGGCTTTGACTTGGGCATTGGGCTGGCGGGGCCGATCCTGGGCACGCTGGCGGGGGGGTTCGGGTATCGGGCCATGTTTGGCTACGCCGCCCTTCTGGCGTTGGCTTCCTTGGGCTCTTTTCTCTGCTTCTCCAACGGGCGACCGGGATCCTCCCTGCGCTTTGCCTTGGGCCTGGAAACCGATCGGTTTCGACAGCCAGATCCTGTCCCTTCGGAACAGCCCCAGCCGTCCCCTCCCCTGCCAACGGGATCCCGTCCTGCCCTCTAG
- the yidD gene encoding membrane protein insertion efficiency factor YidD, translated as MAERSDPLTRGLVALIRGYQVAISPLLPPACRYYPTCSQYTLEAVRRYGAIRGSWLGIRRLCRCHPWHPGGYDPVPDLPGSAPEENGRPSPDGQHSGSGG; from the coding sequence ATGGCGGAACGGTCGGATCCCTTGACTCGCGGTTTAGTTGCCCTGATTCGAGGCTACCAGGTGGCCATCTCCCCTCTGCTACCGCCTGCCTGCCGCTACTACCCCACCTGCTCCCAGTACACCCTGGAAGCCGTGCGGCGCTACGGTGCCATCCGAGGCAGTTGGCTGGGGATCCGCCGCCTCTGCCGCTGCCACCCTTGGCACCCGGGAGGCTACGACCCGGTGCCCGACTTGCCGGGATCCGCACCCGAGGAAAACGGTCGCCCCAGCCCAGATGGCCAACATTCTGGATCTGGGGGTTGA
- a CDS encoding RidA family protein translates to MRTEAAPAPVGPYSQGIAAAGPFLFAAGQVGLDPKTGKLAGEDVASQTRQALLNLKAVLEAGGTSLANVVKTTVFLADMKDFAAMNAVYREFFAADPAPARSCVQVAGLPLNALVEIEAVACYR, encoded by the coding sequence GTGCGAACCGAGGCTGCTCCTGCCCCTGTCGGCCCTTACAGCCAGGGCATTGCCGCTGCGGGGCCATTTCTATTCGCCGCCGGACAGGTGGGCCTGGATCCCAAAACCGGCAAGCTGGCGGGGGAAGATGTTGCCTCGCAAACTCGGCAGGCGCTGCTGAACCTGAAAGCCGTGCTGGAAGCAGGGGGAACAAGCTTGGCCAATGTGGTGAAGACCACCGTTTTTTTGGCGGATATGAAAGACTTTGCCGCCATGAACGCGGTTTATCGAGAGTTTTTTGCCGCCGATCCGGCACCGGCCCGCTCTTGCGTGCAGGTGGCTGGCCTGCCCTTGAATGCCTTGGTGGAAATCGAGGCGGTGGCCTGCTACCGATAG
- a CDS encoding phenylpyruvate tautomerase MIF-related protein has protein sequence MPLIKLQTPLKPEPAAVEALLKSLSAALAKQVGKLEAYVMTAFEGGIPMTFAGSGDPCCYVEIKIDTPTA, from the coding sequence ATGCCCTTGATCAAGTTGCAAACGCCTCTAAAGCCGGAACCTGCCGCTGTAGAGGCGCTGCTCAAGTCGCTCTCTGCTGCTCTGGCCAAACAGGTGGGCAAGCTGGAAGCCTACGTGATGACCGCCTTTGAAGGAGGGATCCCGATGACCTTTGCCGGCAGTGGGGATCCCTGCTGCTATGTGGAGATCAAGATTGACACTCCCACCGCCTAA
- a CDS encoding transposase — MEWVYAKPAQPQSLDPRKALAIDHGVNNWLTCVSNLGHSFIIGGRKVKSFNQGYNKELARLKTHKLRGFWLQKLRRITETGECNPQSCGQGH, encoded by the coding sequence CTGGAGTGGGTCTATGCCAAGCCTGCTCAGCCCCAATCGCTGGATCCGAGAAAAGCTCTAGCAATTGACCACGGAGTCAACAACTGGCTTACGTGCGTTAGCAACTTAGGACATAGCTTCATCATTGGTGGCCGCAAAGTCAAGTCCTTTAACCAGGGGTACAACAAGGAGCTGGCTAGGCTCAAGACTCACAAGCTGCGGGGGTTTTGGTTGCAAAAGCTTCGTCGAATTACGGAAACCGGAGAATGCAATCCACAAAGCTGCGGGCAAGGTCATTGA
- a CDS encoding photosystem II reaction center X protein, whose amino-acid sequence MTPSLANFLWSLVYGAVVLGLLFGAIVFVSQRDRVRRR is encoded by the coding sequence ATGACTCCCTCACTGGCTAATTTTCTCTGGAGCTTGGTGTACGGCGCAGTGGTGCTGGGGCTTCTCTTCGGCGCCATCGTCTTCGTCAGCCAAAGAGATAGGGTGCGTCGTCGCTGA
- a CDS encoding ferredoxin-thioredoxin reductase catalytic domain-containing protein: MESRGYNKASQKTFEVMRHFAETYAKRTDTFFCSDPTITTAVIEGLALHKEQLGAPLCPCRFYEDKEAEVKAGYWNCPCVPMRERKECHCMLFLTPDNPFAGTSQTLEEVPLEYQAK; the protein is encoded by the coding sequence ATGGAAAGTCGTGGTTACAACAAGGCCTCCCAGAAGACTTTTGAGGTGATGCGGCATTTCGCAGAAACCTACGCCAAACGTACCGACACTTTTTTCTGCTCTGATCCTACGATTACGACAGCGGTGATCGAGGGCTTGGCTCTGCACAAAGAGCAATTGGGCGCTCCGCTCTGCCCCTGTCGTTTTTATGAAGACAAAGAGGCGGAAGTGAAAGCCGGCTATTGGAACTGCCCCTGTGTACCCATGCGGGAGCGAAAGGAATGCCACTGTATGCTCTTTTTAACTCCAGATAACCCCTTCGCCGGCACCAGCCAAACCCTAGAGGAGGTGCCCCTAGAGTACCAGGCGAAATAG
- a CDS encoding alpha/beta fold hydrolase: protein MTLLYEYLKAWDRPVHLIGHGLSGVVAYLFAYYYPQRIRSLTLLAVGSQPAATWHAHFYVQRKMFCCSREQLLVRIAQSLLPASEQWRARSLSRALAKDLDTSPIPHSLFQVVAIPAQKVPVPMLVCASEDDPIVDPASLEQWGNYLKPGDQMWFCPGGRHFFHYSFPSLVNLKIMDFWQKLQQLQTSLA, encoded by the coding sequence GTGACGCTGCTATACGAATACCTAAAAGCTTGGGATCGACCGGTACATCTCATCGGCCACGGCTTGAGCGGGGTGGTTGCCTATCTTTTTGCCTACTATTACCCCCAGCGGATACGGTCTCTAACCCTGCTGGCTGTAGGCAGTCAGCCTGCCGCCACCTGGCATGCCCATTTCTACGTGCAACGAAAAATGTTTTGCTGTAGCCGAGAACAGCTCCTGGTGCGTATAGCTCAGAGCCTTCTGCCAGCTTCAGAACAGTGGCGAGCGCGCTCACTCTCCCGCGCCCTGGCTAAAGATTTAGACACTTCCCCCATACCTCATTCCCTATTTCAGGTGGTAGCGATTCCAGCCCAGAAAGTGCCGGTGCCGATGTTGGTTTGCGCCAGCGAGGATGATCCCATTGTGGATCCTGCTTCGCTGGAGCAGTGGGGAAACTACTTAAAGCCAGGGGATCAAATGTGGTTTTGTCCTGGGGGGCGACACTTTTTTCACTATTCTTTTCCAAGTTTGGTCAACTTGAAAATCATGGATTTCTGGCAAAAGCTGCAGCAATTGCAGACCAGCCTTGCCTGA
- a CDS encoding chlorophyll a/b binding light-harvesting protein, which produces MTGAVLSSSPTSAEGSPQVSWLAGNARLVNLSGKLLGAHVAHAGLIMLWAGGMTLFEVAHWDPAQPMGSQGLILLPHLATLGIGVNAEGVATDPYPFFVVGVLHLIASAVLGAGGIFHALLGPEVLAKGETFAEFFGYDWEDDDKMTTILGIHLLLLGLGAWLLVAKALFWGGLYDAQLGRVRVVTDPTLNPLRIFAYLTPLMGQQGMAAVNNLEDLVGGHIYVGLLCVLGGWWHIATRPFAWAKQVLIYSGEAYLSYSLGALAYMGILAAYFVSVNEIAYPVAFYGPLGLAADEMGVVSSRTWLATAHFVLGILFLAGHIWHAIRARAAASGFDFQHGGWVRATDPQVGNLDTPVNRGDLTLLLLQNLPIYREGLSPFLRGLEIGMAHGYFLVGPFYKLSPLRNSEQALTAGTLATIGLVLILTVCLSIYGRVSFPRSRLVAVVNTPYGEVAYPTPGVQLMAESQGSPQPVRVPAGSEDLPENLRTRAGWSQLAGGFLVGGVGGALFAYMLLGSGDVVAQILPGL; this is translated from the coding sequence ATGACTGGCGCAGTTCTATCTTCATCGCCTACCTCTGCTGAGGGATCCCCTCAGGTGAGCTGGCTGGCGGGCAATGCTCGCTTGGTGAATCTGTCCGGAAAGCTGCTGGGGGCCCACGTGGCCCATGCGGGGTTGATCATGCTGTGGGCCGGCGGCATGACTTTGTTTGAGGTGGCCCACTGGGATCCGGCTCAGCCCATGGGCAGCCAGGGGCTGATCTTGCTGCCCCATTTGGCCACGTTGGGCATCGGCGTGAATGCAGAGGGGGTGGCCACGGATCCCTATCCCTTTTTTGTGGTGGGCGTTCTGCACCTGATTGCCTCGGCGGTGCTGGGGGCAGGAGGGATCTTCCACGCCCTTTTGGGGCCGGAGGTGCTGGCCAAGGGAGAAACCTTTGCCGAGTTTTTCGGCTACGACTGGGAAGACGACGACAAGATGACCACCATCCTGGGGATCCACCTGCTGCTGCTGGGGCTGGGGGCCTGGTTGCTGGTGGCCAAAGCGCTCTTCTGGGGAGGGCTGTACGATGCTCAACTGGGCCGCGTGCGCGTAGTTACGGATCCCACCCTCAATCCGCTGCGGATCTTTGCCTACCTGACGCCGCTCATGGGCCAGCAGGGCATGGCCGCCGTGAACAATCTGGAAGATCTGGTGGGAGGGCACATCTATGTCGGCCTGCTCTGTGTGCTGGGGGGATGGTGGCACATAGCCACACGGCCCTTTGCCTGGGCCAAGCAGGTGCTGATCTACTCGGGCGAAGCCTACCTCTCCTACAGCCTGGGGGCCCTGGCCTACATGGGCATCTTGGCGGCCTATTTTGTCAGCGTCAACGAGATCGCCTATCCGGTGGCTTTCTACGGGCCGCTGGGGCTGGCTGCCGACGAGATGGGTGTGGTGAGCAGCCGCACCTGGTTGGCCACAGCCCACTTTGTCTTGGGGATCCTGTTTTTGGCGGGGCACATCTGGCATGCCATCCGGGCGCGGGCGGCAGCCAGCGGCTTTGACTTCCAGCACGGGGGCTGGGTGCGAGCCACAGATCCGCAGGTGGGCAACTTGGACACGCCGGTAAACCGGGGCGATCTCACCCTGCTGCTGCTGCAAAACCTGCCCATCTACCGGGAGGGCCTCTCTCCTTTTTTGCGCGGCTTGGAGATCGGCATGGCTCATGGGTACTTCCTGGTGGGGCCGTTTTACAAGTTGAGTCCGCTGCGGAATTCGGAGCAGGCCCTGACGGCAGGGACGCTGGCGACCATCGGCCTGGTGCTGATCCTGACGGTTTGTCTCTCCATTTACGGACGGGTGTCCTTTCCTCGCTCGCGGCTGGTGGCAGTGGTCAATACCCCCTACGGCGAGGTGGCCTATCCGACGCCGGGCGTGCAACTGATGGCCGAATCGCAGGGATCCCCTCAGCCGGTGCGCGTGCCGGCAGGCTCTGAGGATTTGCCGGAAAACTTGCGCACCCGCGCCGGTTGGAGCCAGTTGGCCGGAGGGTTTCTGGTGGGCGGCGTTGGCGGTGCCCTGTTTGCCTACATGCTCCTGGGCAGCGGCGATGTGGTAGCCCAGATTTTGCCGGGGCTGTAA
- the fldA gene encoding flavodoxin FldA, which translates to MAKVGLFFGTQTGNTERAAEMIQKELGEDNVDLINIAEATVEDFDRYDYLIIGCPTWNIGELQADWNGFFPYLDEIDFSGKTVAYFGVGDQLGYPDNFQDAMGILAQKIAERGGKNVGFWPTEGYEFNESKGVVNGEFVGLALDEDNQPELTEKRIKEWTAKLKTLFNL; encoded by the coding sequence ATGGCAAAAGTAGGTCTATTTTTCGGCACTCAAACCGGAAATACCGAGAGAGCCGCTGAGATGATCCAAAAAGAGCTGGGCGAAGACAATGTAGATTTGATCAACATTGCCGAGGCCACGGTTGAGGACTTTGATAGGTACGACTACTTAATCATCGGCTGTCCAACTTGGAATATCGGGGAGCTGCAGGCCGATTGGAATGGGTTTTTCCCCTATTTGGATGAAATCGATTTTTCCGGTAAGACGGTAGCCTATTTTGGAGTTGGGGATCAGTTGGGCTATCCCGACAACTTTCAAGATGCCATGGGGATCCTGGCCCAAAAAATTGCCGAGCGCGGCGGAAAAAACGTCGGCTTCTGGCCTACAGAAGGCTACGAGTTCAATGAGTCCAAGGGAGTGGTTAACGGCGAGTTTGTCGGCCTTGCTCTGGATGAAGACAATCAGCCGGAGCTGACGGAAAAACGAATTAAAGAGTGGACGGCCAAACTCAAAACACTCTTCAATCTGTAA
- a CDS encoding chlorophyll a/b binding light-harvesting protein — protein sequence MTATTLKQEGGSSSQQQIPWWAGNARLTDLSGRLLGAHVAHAGLIVLWAGAMTLIELAKFDPSRPMYEQGLILLPHLASLGLGVGSGGEVLDTDIYFAVGAIHLISSAFLGFGGIFHALRGPAVLDPKAFPLFSYDWQDKNKMTTILGIHLVLLGLGAWLLVLKAVVFGGLFDPVAGEVRLVSPNWNPFGHLLGIEGRHWIAGVDTLEDVVGGHLWLGLLLVAGGVWHIATKPFAWAERIFIWSGEAYLSYSLGALALMGFIAAYFVAVNPVVYPEVFYGPLLQVGLDRYPFFEQGGALTSRVWLANAHFWLAFFFLQGHLFHALKARGFNFRTGRVELAAQQA from the coding sequence ATGACAGCGACGACACTCAAGCAAGAAGGGGGATCTAGCTCGCAACAACAGATCCCGTGGTGGGCGGGCAACGCCCGTTTGACCGATCTTTCTGGCCGGCTGCTGGGGGCGCATGTGGCCCATGCCGGGCTGATCGTTCTCTGGGCAGGGGCGATGACCCTGATCGAGTTGGCCAAGTTTGACCCCAGCCGACCGATGTATGAGCAGGGGCTGATTCTCTTGCCCCACCTGGCCAGCTTGGGGCTGGGGGTGGGATCCGGCGGGGAAGTCCTGGATACGGATATCTACTTTGCGGTGGGAGCAATCCACCTCATCAGCTCTGCCTTTTTGGGGTTTGGCGGCATTTTTCATGCCCTGCGCGGGCCGGCGGTGCTGGATCCCAAAGCCTTTCCCCTGTTTAGCTACGACTGGCAAGACAAAAACAAGATGACCACCATCCTAGGGATCCACCTGGTGCTGCTGGGATTGGGAGCCTGGCTTTTGGTGCTCAAGGCAGTGGTGTTTGGCGGCTTGTTCGACCCGGTGGCAGGAGAGGTGCGCCTGGTGTCTCCCAACTGGAACCCCTTTGGCCACCTGTTGGGCATAGAAGGGCGCCACTGGATCGCCGGGGTGGACACTTTAGAAGACGTGGTGGGCGGCCACCTCTGGCTGGGCTTGCTCCTGGTGGCAGGTGGGGTTTGGCATATCGCGACCAAGCCTTTTGCCTGGGCAGAACGGATTTTTATCTGGTCTGGGGAAGCTTATCTTTCCTACAGCTTGGGAGCTTTGGCCTTGATGGGATTTATTGCCGCCTATTTCGTTGCCGTTAACCCAGTGGTCTATCCCGAAGTTTTCTATGGGCCGCTGCTGCAGGTGGGCTTGGATCGCTATCCCTTCTTTGAGCAAGGGGGAGCTCTCACATCTAGGGTTTGGCTGGCCAATGCCCATTTTTGGCTGGCCTTTTTCTTCCTTCAGGGCCACCTGTTCCATGCCCTGAAAGCGCGAGGGTTCAATTTCCGTACCGGCAGAGTAGAACTTGCAGCGCAGCAGGCCTAA